In Scatophagus argus isolate fScaArg1 chromosome 5, fScaArg1.pri, whole genome shotgun sequence, a genomic segment contains:
- the LOC124059817 gene encoding coxsackievirus and adenovirus receptor homolog isoform X2 → MVPIPRSLFFKMRPQRTHISRFRFWRYCMIVSILLLSLLRSHGLQIHLSSKSPKFAAVGDTAKLSCHFNLHLKDSGVLDIEWRIKPADILREETLVIWYSGDRIYDNYNPFGRRVCFVSPGPASGNASINISNLKMTDTNTYQCKVRKGPAIKSKIIHLNAMERPAKLECYAEDAVELNRKLAFRCRAAKGSPPIWYSWSMKGTRKRLPHDATFDPTRGDLVLTNSKEILSSGTLVCTAHNPVGMKTCLVALRLNSTGGITSAAAAAAAVVTLLMVLIIPTAVIIFRRKRGKKRDYGNEIAEDEPPPRKWLSKKSHRVVSSSTASCARQELKVQMQGNQKQKNSDAADHPRYVEMKDLDVGGAMWDPFKCHQLVRYSRNLSCQDESPAAGTRDFQ, encoded by the exons ATG GTACCCATCCCCAGATCATTATTCTTTAAAATGCGTCCTCAAAGAACCCACATCTCCAGGTTCAGGTTTTGGCGCTACTGCATGATAGTCtcaattttgcttttgtctttactACGCTCTCATGGTCTCCAGATACATTTAAGCTCAAAGTCACCAAAATTTGCAGCAGTGGGAGACACTGCAAAGCTCAGCTGTCACTTCAACCTTCATCTCAAGGACTCAGGAGTTCTCGATATTGAATGGCGCATCAAGCCTGCAGATATTCTTCGAGAAGAAACACTTGTCATCTGGTATAGTGGAGATCGGATCTATGACAACTATAATCCATTCGGCCGTAGAGTTTGCTTTGTGTCTCCTGGTCCTGCCAGTGGCAATGCGTCTATAAACATCAGTAACTTGaaaatgacagacacaaacacctACCAGTGCAAGGTCAGAAAAGGTCCTGCAATCAAGAGCAAAATCATTCACCTTAATGCAATGGAGAGACCAGCTAAGCTTGAGTGTTACGCAGAGGATGCAGTTGAGTTGAATCGCAAACTGGCATTCAGATGTAGGGCCGCAAAGGGAAGCCCCCCCATCTGGTACTCATGGTCCATGAAGGGCACACGCAAGAGACTCCCCCACGATGCCACTTTTGACCCCACACGAGGTGACCTGGTTTTAACAAACAGCAAGGAAATTCTTTCTTCGGGGACCTTGGTCTGCACAGCTCATAACCCTGTCGGTATGAAGACATGTCTGGTAGCACTCAGGTTGAACTCAACAGGTGGAATAACttcagcagcagccgcagcagccGCAGTAGTCACATTGCTCATGGTCTTAATCATCCCCACAGCCGTCATTATTTTCAGACgtaaaagaggaaagaaaagggatTATGGAAATGAGATCGCAGAGGATGAACCGCCCCCCCGAAAATGGCTGTCCAAAAAGAGTCACCGGGTTGTGTCTTCAAGCACTGCCTCATGTGCAAGACAG GAACTCAAGGTCCAGATGCAGGggaaccaaaaacaaaagaactcaGATGCTGCAGATCACCCACGCTACGTGGAAATGAAAGATCTGGATGTGGGCGGGGCGATGTGGGATCCCTTTAAGTGTCATCAGCTGGTGAGATATTCCAGGAACCTCAGCTGCCAGGATGAGTCACCTGCTGCTGGCACGAGAGACTTCCAGTGA
- the LOC124059817 gene encoding coxsackievirus and adenovirus receptor homolog isoform X3 translates to MSCLQVPIPRSLFFKMRPQRTHISRFRFWRYCMIVSILLLSLLRSHGLQIHLSSKSPKFAAVGDTAKLSCHFNLHLKDSGVLDIEWRIKPADILREETLVIWYSGDRIYDNYNPFGRRVCFVSPGPASGNASINISNLKMTDTNTYQCKVRKGPAIKSKIIHLNAMERPAKLECYAEDAVELNRKLAFRCRAAKGSPPIWYSWSMKGTRKRLPHDATFDPTRGDLVLTNSKEILSSGTLVCTAHNPVGMKTCLVALRLNSTDVKEERKGIMEMRSQRMNRPPENGCPKRVTGLCLQALPHVQDRNSRSRCRGTKNKRTQMLQITHATWK, encoded by the exons ATGTCTTGCTTGCAGGTACCCATCCCCAGATCATTATTCTTTAAAATGCGTCCTCAAAGAACCCACATCTCCAGGTTCAGGTTTTGGCGCTACTGCATGATAGTCtcaattttgcttttgtctttactACGCTCTCATGGTCTCCAGATACATTTAAGCTCAAAGTCACCAAAATTTGCAGCAGTGGGAGACACTGCAAAGCTCAGCTGTCACTTCAACCTTCATCTCAAGGACTCAGGAGTTCTCGATATTGAATGGCGCATCAAGCCTGCAGATATTCTTCGAGAAGAAACACTTGTCATCTGGTATAGTGGAGATCGGATCTATGACAACTATAATCCATTCGGCCGTAGAGTTTGCTTTGTGTCTCCTGGTCCTGCCAGTGGCAATGCGTCTATAAACATCAGTAACTTGaaaatgacagacacaaacacctACCAGTGCAAGGTCAGAAAAGGTCCTGCAATCAAGAGCAAAATCATTCACCTTAATGCAATGGAGAGACCAGCTAAGCTTGAGTGTTACGCAGAGGATGCAGTTGAGTTGAATCGCAAACTGGCATTCAGATGTAGGGCCGCAAAGGGAAGCCCCCCCATCTGGTACTCATGGTCCATGAAGGGCACACGCAAGAGACTCCCCCACGATGCCACTTTTGACCCCACACGAGGTGACCTGGTTTTAACAAACAGCAAGGAAATTCTTTCTTCGGGGACCTTGGTCTGCACAGCTCATAACCCTGTCGGTATGAAGACATGTCTGGTAGCACTCAGGTTGAACTCAACAG ACgtaaaagaggaaagaaaagggatTATGGAAATGAGATCGCAGAGGATGAACCGCCCCCCCGAAAATGGCTGTCCAAAAAGAGTCACCGGGTTGTGTCTTCAAGCACTGCCTCATGTGCAAGACAG GAACTCAAGGTCCAGATGCAGGggaaccaaaaacaaaagaactcaGATGCTGCAGATCACCCACGCTACGTGGAAATGA
- the LOC124059817 gene encoding coxsackievirus and adenovirus receptor homolog isoform X1, protein MSCLQVPIPRSLFFKMRPQRTHISRFRFWRYCMIVSILLLSLLRSHGLQIHLSSKSPKFAAVGDTAKLSCHFNLHLKDSGVLDIEWRIKPADILREETLVIWYSGDRIYDNYNPFGRRVCFVSPGPASGNASINISNLKMTDTNTYQCKVRKGPAIKSKIIHLNAMERPAKLECYAEDAVELNRKLAFRCRAAKGSPPIWYSWSMKGTRKRLPHDATFDPTRGDLVLTNSKEILSSGTLVCTAHNPVGMKTCLVALRLNSTGGITSAAAAAAAVVTLLMVLIIPTAVIIFRRKRGKKRDYGNEIAEDEPPPRKWLSKKSHRVVSSSTASCARQELKVQMQGNQKQKNSDAADHPRYVEMKDLDVGGAMWDPFKCHQLVRYSRNLSCQDESPAAGTRDFQ, encoded by the exons ATGTCTTGCTTGCAGGTACCCATCCCCAGATCATTATTCTTTAAAATGCGTCCTCAAAGAACCCACATCTCCAGGTTCAGGTTTTGGCGCTACTGCATGATAGTCtcaattttgcttttgtctttactACGCTCTCATGGTCTCCAGATACATTTAAGCTCAAAGTCACCAAAATTTGCAGCAGTGGGAGACACTGCAAAGCTCAGCTGTCACTTCAACCTTCATCTCAAGGACTCAGGAGTTCTCGATATTGAATGGCGCATCAAGCCTGCAGATATTCTTCGAGAAGAAACACTTGTCATCTGGTATAGTGGAGATCGGATCTATGACAACTATAATCCATTCGGCCGTAGAGTTTGCTTTGTGTCTCCTGGTCCTGCCAGTGGCAATGCGTCTATAAACATCAGTAACTTGaaaatgacagacacaaacacctACCAGTGCAAGGTCAGAAAAGGTCCTGCAATCAAGAGCAAAATCATTCACCTTAATGCAATGGAGAGACCAGCTAAGCTTGAGTGTTACGCAGAGGATGCAGTTGAGTTGAATCGCAAACTGGCATTCAGATGTAGGGCCGCAAAGGGAAGCCCCCCCATCTGGTACTCATGGTCCATGAAGGGCACACGCAAGAGACTCCCCCACGATGCCACTTTTGACCCCACACGAGGTGACCTGGTTTTAACAAACAGCAAGGAAATTCTTTCTTCGGGGACCTTGGTCTGCACAGCTCATAACCCTGTCGGTATGAAGACATGTCTGGTAGCACTCAGGTTGAACTCAACAGGTGGAATAACttcagcagcagccgcagcagccGCAGTAGTCACATTGCTCATGGTCTTAATCATCCCCACAGCCGTCATTATTTTCAGACgtaaaagaggaaagaaaagggatTATGGAAATGAGATCGCAGAGGATGAACCGCCCCCCCGAAAATGGCTGTCCAAAAAGAGTCACCGGGTTGTGTCTTCAAGCACTGCCTCATGTGCAAGACAG GAACTCAAGGTCCAGATGCAGGggaaccaaaaacaaaagaactcaGATGCTGCAGATCACCCACGCTACGTGGAAATGAAAGATCTGGATGTGGGCGGGGCGATGTGGGATCCCTTTAAGTGTCATCAGCTGGTGAGATATTCCAGGAACCTCAGCTGCCAGGATGAGTCACCTGCTGCTGGCACGAGAGACTTCCAGTGA